A segment of the Vibrio aquimaris genome:
CGCCCGCTTGGCAGAATCATCCAGATATGGATCCCGACTTACGTGCATTTTACGACTTTAACTCTAAGCATATGGAACCTTGGGATGGTCCTGCAGGTATCGTTTTATCTGATGGCCGTTATGCAGCTTGTAACCTTGATCGAAATGGCTTGCGCCCCGCACGCTATGTGATAACCAAAGATCAACTTATTACTTTGGCATCTGAAGTTGGAATTTGGGATTATGCACCTGATGAGGTTGCTGAAAAAGGCCGAGTCGGCCCTGGGGAGTTACTTGTTGTCGATACACGTCATGGGAAACTCTGGCAATCTAGTGACATCGATAATGATTTAAAAAGCCGCCATCCATATAAAGAGTGGATGGATAATAACGTCCATAAACTCACTCCGTTTTCTCAGTTACCTGATAACCAAATTGGTCAACGCCAATTCGACAACCTTCTTCTCAAAACTTACCAAAAACAATTTGCCGTAAGCAATGAAGAGATCGATCAAGTACTCAGAATTCTCGCAGATACGGGGCAAGAAGCCGTCGGCTCCATGGGGGATGACACCCCAATGGCCGTGCTATCTTCAAAAGAGCGTTTGATCACTGATTATTTCCGTCAAAAATTTGCTCAGGTCACCAATCCACCAATTGATCCATTGCGTGAAAAGCATGTGATGTCTTTGGCAAGCAGTGTTGGCCAAGAGATGAATGTGTTTTGCGAAACAGACGGACATGCTCACAGAGTCACTTTTGAGTCTCCTGTATTACTGCACTCAGATATGCAGCAACTTCTCGAACTTTCCGATGAATACTATCGAAATACCGTAATCGATATTAATTACGACCCTGATAGCAAAGACCTCAAACAAGCAATTAAAGACTTGTGCGAACAAGCCATTGAGTGTGTAAAAGCTGGCACAGTATTGGTTGTACTATCAGACAAAGCGATAGAAAAAGGCAAGCTTCCTATTCCAGCCGCCATGGCGGTAGGAGCCCTTCAGCGTAGATTGATAGAAGAAAACCTTCGCTGCGACGCTAATATACTTGTTGAAACAGCAACCGCGCGAGACCCGCACCAGTTCGCTGTTCTACTCGGTTTTGGCGCAACCGCAATTTATCCATATCTAGCTTATGAATCCTTGGGTAAGTTAATTGATGATGGCGTCTTAGATAAGAATTATCGAGATGTGATGCAAAGTTACCAATACGGGATCAATAAAGGGCTATATAAAATCATGTCGAAAATGGGTATTTCGACCATTGCTTCTTACCGCTGTTCTCAGCTATTCGAAGCAGTTGGCATCAGCTCCGACATCGTAGACCTCTGTTTTCATGGCGTTACAACCCGTATCCAAGGAGCAGGCTTTGAAGACTTCCAACAAGATTTATTCAACTTATCGAAAAAAGCATGGGCGAAAAGAAAAGAGATTGAACATGGGGGCTTACTTAAATATGTTCACGGTGGTGAATATCACGCTTACAACCCAGATGTAGTGAGTACTCTGCAGCAAGCAGTAAAATCGGGGGACGTAAGTGATTACAAGCATTTCTCCCAACAAGTCAATCAAAGACCCGTGGCAACCCTTAGAGACTTAATGACACTGAAAAAGTCCGATACGCCGCTCCCACTTGAGCACATCGAGCCAAGTGAGGATCTCTTCAAGCGCTTTGATTCGGCTGCCATGTCTATTGGAGCTTTAAGCCCTGAAGCTCATGAAGCTTTAGCGACAGCAATGAATCGCCTAGGCGGATACTCAAATTCAGGTGAAGGCGGAGAAGATCCTCGCCGTTTTGGTACAGAACGTAACTCTCGAATTAAACAAATTGCGTCTGGGCGATTTGGAGTAACACCGCACTACCTAACCAATGCTGATGTACTGCAAATAAAAGTAGCTCAGGGAGCAAAGCCAGGAGAAGGCGGACAGCTCCCGGGACATAAAGTGACAGCAGAGATAGCGCAACTTCGATACTCTGTTCAGGGGGTGACGCTGATATCTCCTCCTCCACATCATGATATTTACTCGATTGAAGACCTTGCTCAATTAATCTTTGATTTAAAACAGGTTAACCCTAAAGCACTGGTTTCTGTCAAATTGGTCAGTGAGCCTGGTGTGGGTACCATAGCGACTGGAGTTGCAAAAGCCTATGCCGACCTTATCACCATCTCAGGATACGATGGAGGGACAGCGGCCAGTCCTTTGACTTCAGTGAAATATGCAGGTTGTCCATGGGAGCTTGGACTGGCAGAAACTCAGCAAGCTCTTGTAGCCAATGGACTAAGACATAAAATTCGCCTCCAGGTCGATGGCGGCTTAAAAACAGGATTGGATGTCGTAAAAGCAGCCATATTAGGTGCCGAAAGCTTTGGTTTTGGTACAGCCCCCATGGTCGCTATGGGTTGTAAATTCCTGCGTATTTGTCACCTAAACAATTGTGCAACGGGCGTTGCTACTCAAGATGAAACTCTACGTAAGCAGTTTTTTAAAGGATTGCCAGAGCAAGTCATGAATTACTTTATCGGTCTTGCTGATGAAGTGCGCACACTACTGGCTGAATTAGGCGTCGAGAAACTCACTGACCTTATTGGCCGAACTGATCTCTTGCAAGCGATGGAAGGTTTATCAGCTAAGCAGTCTAAGCTAGATTTAACTCATATTTTAGAGGCACCAGTTTCGCCTGATAAACATCCATTATTTTGGACAGAGCCCAATACACCGTTTGATAAAGGCGATCTCAATCAGAAAATTCTAGATGATGCCGCCACCTCGATTGAAAAGCGTCAACCCGCAAGTTTTTTCTATAACGTCATTAATACTGACCGCTCAATTGGCGCTCGTATTTCTGGTGAAATCGCACAGCGCTATGGTAACCAGGGTATGGCCGCCTCTCCTATTAAGCTTCACCTAGAGGGTACCGCTGGGCAATCTTTTGGAGTATGGAACGCTGGCGGAGTCGAACAATACCTAACTGGAGATGCCAATGACTACGTAGGAAAAGGGATGGCTGGAGGTAAATTAGTTATCAAACCGCATCTTGGTAGTGCATTTCGCTCTAACGAGGCAACCATTATTGGTAACACCTGCCTGTATGGTGCGACGGGAGGTAAACTGTTCGCCGCTGGAAAAGCTGGAGAGCGATTCGGTGTGCGTAATTCAGGAACAATAACTGTAGTTGAAGGCACAGGCGACAACGCTTGTGAATATATGACGGGCGGTATCGTTGCCATATTAGGAGCCACAGGCGTCAACTTTGGTGCAGGGATGACTGGTGGTTTCGCATACGTTTTAGACCAAAACCAAGATTTTACAGGTCGAGTCAACAATGAGTCGGTTGAAGCATTGTCTCTATCAGATCTCTACATACACCAAGAACATCTACGTGGTCTTATCGCAGAACACTTAGAAGAAACAGCCTCTACACACGCTGAAGATATTCTGGCCAACTTTGATGAATGGATCCCCAAGTTTTACTTAGTTAAACCCAAGTCAGCGGATCTTCGCACTTTGCTCGGTCATCAAAGTCGCAGTGCAGCAGAGCTGCGCGTTCAAGCACAGTAATCAAGGAGGATGTCTGAATCATGAGTCAGAACGTATACCAATTTATTGACGTAAACCGTGTAGATCCTGCAAAAAAATCTCTGAAAGTGAGAAAAATAGAGTTCGTAGAAATCTATGAACCTTTCACAAAACAGCAAGCAACAGCACAAGCAGATCGATGCTTAGATTGCGGTAACCCTTACTGCGAATGGAAGTGTCCAGTACACAATTACATACCGCAGTGGTTAAAACTTGCCAATGAAGGGCGATTTATAGAAGCCGCTGAGCTATCACACCAAACCAATAGTTTACCAGAAGTCTGTGGCCGAGTATGCCCACAAGACCGCCTGTGCGAAGGTTCTTGCACCCTAAATGATGACTTTGGCGCGGTCACAATAGGAAATATTGAAAAGTATATTACCGACAAGGCATTTGAAATGGGCTGGAAGCCTGATATGTCACAAGTCGAATGGACAGATAAAAAAGTGGCTATCATTGGCGCTGGTCCTGCTGGACTTGCCGCTGCCGACATTCTCGTTCGTAATGGCGTAAAACCTGTAGTGTTTGACCGCTACCCAGAGATAGGAGGCCTACTCACTTTTGGTATTCCTTCGTTTAAGCTGGAAAAAGGCGTAATGGAAAATCGCCGCCAAATTTTTTCTGACATGGGGGTTGAGTTTCGCCTTAATGTAGAAGTTGGGCAAGATATAAAGATGGAGCAATTACTGGCGGATTATGATGCTGTTTTCCTCGGTGTTGGTACCTATAAAAGTATGCGAGCCGGTCTTGATAATGAAGAAGCTCAAGGCGTATACGACGCTCTACCTTTCCTAATTTCCAACACTTATAAAGTGATGGAGCTTGACAACTGCCCATCTTTTATCGATATGGCAGGGAAGAAAGTAGTCGTGCTAGGCGGTGGTGATACTGCAATGGATTGCGTCCGCACATCCATCAGACAAGGAGCATCGAGTGTCACTTGTGCCTATCGGCGAGATGAGCAAAACATGCCAGGCTCAAGACGCGAAGTTAAAAATGCCAAAGAAGAAGGCGTTAAATTCCAATTTAATCTTCAGCCTCTTGGTATAGAGGTTGATGCTTCTGGTAAGGTTTCTGGGGTTAAAGTGGTTAAAACGCAGCTCGGCATCGCAGATGATGCGGGCCGACGCAGACCAAAACCTATTGAAGGCTCTGAGCATATAATGCCTGCAGACACTGTTATCATGGCCTTTGGTTTTCAGCCACATAAAATGGAGTGGTTAACACCCTTTGAAGTCGAGCTTGATCAATGGGGGCGTATCAAAGCCTCTAAAGACCAAGAATTTCAATATCAAACCACAAATGAAAAAATTTTTGCAGGCGGTGATGCAGTGCGAGGCTCTGATCTTGTAGTCACTGCTATTGATGAAGGCCGCAAAGCAGCACAAGGCATTCTTGATTATCTCGATGTATAACTTGGCATAAACGTATAAAAAGGGTTGACCTATTTGCGTCAACCCTTTTTTATAGTCATGACTAAAACCTTATCTAGTTAGGACAATTCGAATGATAAGAGCCGCCTTTCTTACTTTATCACTACTGATGATTTCGGCTTGTAGCCAAGGAGTTCAAACAATGACGGACAGAACCTTACTACCTTGTGGTGATAAACCTAATTGTGTATCTACGCAAGACTCCAGAGGCGAGCACAACATAGAGCCCTTCATTTTGACAGAGCAAGCAAATATCAATGCGATTGAGCGAGCTGCTCTAGAATTGCCCGGAGCAAAACTTGCTGAAAAGAGAGACGATTATTTACGTATCGAATGTACGTCAAAGATCATGCGTTTTGTCGATGACTTGGAGTTACGAATAGACGGTAATGTTTTGCTCGTGCGCTCAGAGTCACGAATAGGTTATTCAGACTTTGGCGTTAACAGAAAACGAGCAGAACAGCTAAGAAAACAGCTTCAAGCAGAGAAACTCATTCAATAAATAGACGTAAAAAAGCCGAAGCATTTTAGCTTCGGCTTAGATATTCTATGGTGAATTAGTTCACTTCATCACGAAAGACGACCAATCTTTTGGGCGCAACCTTTCCATCATCATTAAGCTCAGCAACACCGATAAAAGTACGTTCTTCACCCGATGTCATTCGCAGAGCTGGAGCGTC
Coding sequences within it:
- the gltB gene encoding glutamate synthase large subunit, which encodes MALYDPSLDKDNCGFGLIAHMDGHPSHKLVRTAISALDRMTHRGGIAADGKTGDGCGLLLQKPDSYLRLIAEENSFKLGKQYAIGMVFFSQDPIKAQSAKDIINKELTQETLSIAGWRDVPTNPDVLGPIAHNSLPNIQQIFISAPAGWRERDIERRLFIARRRIEKQIVNDQDFYICSLSTQVLVYKGLCMPADLPRFYLDLADLRMESAICLFHQRFSTNTQPRWPLAQPFRYLAHNGEINTIEGNRQWARARAYKFASPLLPDLQTAAPFVNETGSDSSSLDNMLDLFLAGGMDVFRAMRMLVPPAWQNHPDMDPDLRAFYDFNSKHMEPWDGPAGIVLSDGRYAACNLDRNGLRPARYVITKDQLITLASEVGIWDYAPDEVAEKGRVGPGELLVVDTRHGKLWQSSDIDNDLKSRHPYKEWMDNNVHKLTPFSQLPDNQIGQRQFDNLLLKTYQKQFAVSNEEIDQVLRILADTGQEAVGSMGDDTPMAVLSSKERLITDYFRQKFAQVTNPPIDPLREKHVMSLASSVGQEMNVFCETDGHAHRVTFESPVLLHSDMQQLLELSDEYYRNTVIDINYDPDSKDLKQAIKDLCEQAIECVKAGTVLVVLSDKAIEKGKLPIPAAMAVGALQRRLIEENLRCDANILVETATARDPHQFAVLLGFGATAIYPYLAYESLGKLIDDGVLDKNYRDVMQSYQYGINKGLYKIMSKMGISTIASYRCSQLFEAVGISSDIVDLCFHGVTTRIQGAGFEDFQQDLFNLSKKAWAKRKEIEHGGLLKYVHGGEYHAYNPDVVSTLQQAVKSGDVSDYKHFSQQVNQRPVATLRDLMTLKKSDTPLPLEHIEPSEDLFKRFDSAAMSIGALSPEAHEALATAMNRLGGYSNSGEGGEDPRRFGTERNSRIKQIASGRFGVTPHYLTNADVLQIKVAQGAKPGEGGQLPGHKVTAEIAQLRYSVQGVTLISPPPHHDIYSIEDLAQLIFDLKQVNPKALVSVKLVSEPGVGTIATGVAKAYADLITISGYDGGTAASPLTSVKYAGCPWELGLAETQQALVANGLRHKIRLQVDGGLKTGLDVVKAAILGAESFGFGTAPMVAMGCKFLRICHLNNCATGVATQDETLRKQFFKGLPEQVMNYFIGLADEVRTLLAELGVEKLTDLIGRTDLLQAMEGLSAKQSKLDLTHILEAPVSPDKHPLFWTEPNTPFDKGDLNQKILDDAATSIEKRQPASFFYNVINTDRSIGARISGEIAQRYGNQGMAASPIKLHLEGTAGQSFGVWNAGGVEQYLTGDANDYVGKGMAGGKLVIKPHLGSAFRSNEATIIGNTCLYGATGGKLFAAGKAGERFGVRNSGTITVVEGTGDNACEYMTGGIVAILGATGVNFGAGMTGGFAYVLDQNQDFTGRVNNESVEALSLSDLYIHQEHLRGLIAEHLEETASTHAEDILANFDEWIPKFYLVKPKSADLRTLLGHQSRSAAELRVQAQ
- a CDS encoding FAD-dependent oxidoreductase, translated to MSQNVYQFIDVNRVDPAKKSLKVRKIEFVEIYEPFTKQQATAQADRCLDCGNPYCEWKCPVHNYIPQWLKLANEGRFIEAAELSHQTNSLPEVCGRVCPQDRLCEGSCTLNDDFGAVTIGNIEKYITDKAFEMGWKPDMSQVEWTDKKVAIIGAGPAGLAAADILVRNGVKPVVFDRYPEIGGLLTFGIPSFKLEKGVMENRRQIFSDMGVEFRLNVEVGQDIKMEQLLADYDAVFLGVGTYKSMRAGLDNEEAQGVYDALPFLISNTYKVMELDNCPSFIDMAGKKVVVLGGGDTAMDCVRTSIRQGASSVTCAYRRDEQNMPGSRREVKNAKEEGVKFQFNLQPLGIEVDASGKVSGVKVVKTQLGIADDAGRRRPKPIEGSEHIMPADTVIMAFGFQPHKMEWLTPFEVELDQWGRIKASKDQEFQYQTTNEKIFAGGDAVRGSDLVVTAIDEGRKAAQGILDYLDV
- a CDS encoding DUF1499 domain-containing protein; translated protein: MIRAAFLTLSLLMISACSQGVQTMTDRTLLPCGDKPNCVSTQDSRGEHNIEPFILTEQANINAIERAALELPGAKLAEKRDDYLRIECTSKIMRFVDDLELRIDGNVLLVRSESRIGYSDFGVNRKRAEQLRKQLQAEKLIQ